The following proteins are encoded in a genomic region of Paenibacillus sp. FSL H3-0469:
- a CDS encoding histidine kinase N-terminal 7TM domain-containing protein, translating into MESRHWMSIMLFIAAALMLFVSFLSYQKRHLPVARTMILIMLTAAFYAFGYGLELLSGNLSQVKLALHIQYLGIPFVSTLWLVQAIQFTGAAARFRKRLIALLFLIPAVIFILQLTNDWHHLIYREFLLNTDPSVSLYYTAKGLWYNIHAAYNYLVLLGGIALFISMFVRALPIVRKQIAVLLLGAVAPMLLNLFLWTGTRIDLTPFGFAVSGIAYAWGILRFNLLRLTPLAMAQVFETIRDGVLLFDYENQIVSYNRAAEKMFPELGSRRRYPADMTEVLAGSGELLERLRGLSDEDERFAYERLQAGRRLYYNCSLSFIHDTGSTPIGKILLVSDITELKESEVRLRENARQLSELNAFKDKLFTIVAHDIRDPVALLVSLTELLGDGLTAADGEHAEVVREIKGQVRNTFQLVDNLLDWYRSQKGTVSFHPQAWSVQQVVRQALMLAGTKAGMKQIRLTERIGSELTVRADKEMLDLILRNLLSNAIKFTGIGGSIVVEALLEEDKVILSVRDDGIGIDEATADMLRLEEPILKAPLGEEAGDARFGLALAREFVRIHGGSLWFESKPGSGTTFFFTLPGSAGGERME; encoded by the coding sequence GTGGAAAGTAGGCATTGGATGTCGATTATGCTTTTTATTGCAGCAGCACTGATGCTGTTTGTCTCGTTTCTGTCGTACCAGAAAAGACATCTGCCTGTTGCCAGAACGATGATTCTGATTATGCTGACAGCAGCCTTCTACGCCTTCGGCTATGGTCTTGAGCTGCTTAGCGGGAACTTAAGCCAGGTGAAGCTGGCGCTGCACATTCAATATCTGGGTATTCCCTTTGTCTCCACCTTATGGCTGGTACAAGCGATTCAATTCACCGGAGCCGCTGCGCGCTTCCGCAAGCGACTGATCGCCCTGCTGTTCCTGATCCCCGCCGTCATCTTCATCCTGCAGCTCACCAATGACTGGCATCATCTAATCTACAGGGAATTTCTGCTGAATACGGACCCTTCGGTCTCCTTGTATTACACCGCCAAGGGGCTGTGGTATAACATCCATGCTGCTTATAATTATCTGGTGCTGCTTGGCGGCATTGCGCTGTTCATATCCATGTTTGTACGGGCGTTGCCGATTGTACGCAAACAGATTGCTGTGCTGCTTCTGGGTGCGGTTGCGCCTATGCTGCTCAATCTGTTTCTGTGGACCGGAACCCGAATTGATCTCACGCCGTTCGGATTTGCAGTGTCGGGCATCGCCTACGCCTGGGGCATCCTCAGATTCAACCTGCTCCGCCTGACTCCGCTGGCTATGGCGCAGGTGTTCGAGACGATCCGGGACGGTGTCCTTCTGTTCGATTATGAGAATCAGATCGTCAGCTACAACCGTGCCGCAGAGAAGATGTTTCCCGAGCTTGGGAGCAGGCGGCGCTACCCGGCGGATATGACGGAGGTGCTTGCCGGCAGCGGGGAGCTGCTTGAACGTCTCAGGGGCTTAAGCGATGAGGACGAGCGGTTTGCCTACGAGCGGCTCCAGGCTGGCAGGCGTCTGTACTATAATTGCAGTCTGTCCTTCATTCATGATACAGGCAGCACCCCTATCGGCAAAATCCTCTTGGTCAGCGACATTACCGAGCTGAAGGAGAGCGAGGTCCGGCTGCGCGAGAATGCCCGGCAGCTGTCCGAGCTGAATGCCTTCAAGGACAAGCTGTTCACCATTGTGGCCCACGATATCCGCGATCCGGTAGCACTGCTGGTCAGCCTGACAGAGCTGCTGGGCGACGGGCTGACAGCTGCAGATGGGGAGCATGCGGAGGTGGTGCGGGAAATTAAAGGGCAGGTGCGGAATACGTTCCAGCTTGTTGACAATCTACTGGACTGGTACCGCAGCCAGAAGGGGACGGTGTCGTTCCATCCGCAGGCCTGGAGTGTGCAGCAGGTGGTCCGGCAGGCCCTGATGCTGGCGGGTACGAAGGCCGGGATGAAGCAGATCCGCCTGACGGAGCGTATCGGCAGTGAATTAACCGTCCGGGCGGATAAAGAGATGCTGGATCTGATCCTGCGCAATCTGCTCTCTAACGCTATCAAATTCACTGGGATAGGCGGCTCTATTGTGGTTGAAGCCCTGCTTGAAGAGGACAAGGTGATCTTGTCTGTCCGCGATGACGGGATCGGTATTGATGAAGCGACCGCAGACATGCTGCGCCTGGAGGAGCCGATTCTGAAGGCGCCGCTGGGAGAGGAGGCAGGAGATGCCCGCTTCGGCCTGGCGCTCGCGCGTGAATTCGTGCGCATTCATGGCGGGAGCCTGTGGTTTGAGAGCAAGCCGGGTAGTGGAACCACCTTCTTCTTCACCTTGCCGGGATCGGCAGGAGGCGAACGGATGGAGTAA